A genomic window from Lactobacillus sp. ESL0677 includes:
- a CDS encoding SLAP domain-containing protein produces the protein MVNSDQNKKLEKELTKKKKIERMRSLERNLLAASTAGIGGILGGLLNSPQVAHAATNVPKVKTTNYEHLLVNANSAVIPASQSASAADYEQTTQGNSTSTAEALSQTQSKVIPKQSSSTNIKSSVDSQKEPQSSTVVKSQSTASAASTTESASTSATSQASHVKPQLQQSQTTKETTLAPNSLVNLQDNFDANSEANSIANDFNNTSANHSSLTDYVSQSESKSWASNNHDSSGSASLHEKGSQAASLANSYASSLASMQDSKVNGDDDDTFNSLIIGGGSDNASNNSAIASNNISVANSDSAMLQSYIANSQSRSASVASDHAQSFANSIYASSNLSLLSSQSLSLSAYKNRSFNDSNSQSKVISQAESKSASLVSESSSANSVSTANSESTSTWFASTSKQVTDESNAASLASAKDSNDTSLVTSQINSFSVSLWQRQSADMSLSNSAATSAIISMKADIIRMSKSISVSNSLKDSQLTSLSHVSLNASESLSDSIIASLSASEVTSKNYSSTVSRYLNLSKSNSSMHEAVSNENSNYEASASAQNSLSISASLSASQSKLNAISNINSQSLAASSQASSAALSALNQSVADYNSASLSASRYIASASESASNNSDSMNPSMTSETSRLNSSLISQGQQLSASVQNSLSEAGSLSDAATHSEIESLLVDNSQMSQSSSASSLSLSQSKSQSAVDSASISRSLSDSTSKVIADSKSESFSTSISKSNSIAASASESFSTSISNSNNSASLSNSTSKSTADSLSDSTSESLQNSFSSAINASGNSNAKDSLSYSASLSKSNSIVASVSESFSASISTSNNSASTSTSTSQSTSKSAADSASESFSASLSKSNSIVASASESFSTSISNSNNSASLSNSTSQSMSKSIADSASESLSASISQSNSTAISQSDSTSESLQNSFSSAINASGNSNAKDSLSYSASLSNSNSIVASASESFSTSISNSNISASTSTSISQSDSKSIADSASESFSASLSKSNSIVASASESFSTSISKSNSSASLSTSASQSTSKSIADSQSESLSASLSTSNSIIASTSESFSASISNSNISASISTSTSQSTSKSAADSTSESFSASISKSNSSVSLSNSTSKSIADSLSESISTSVQNSIESAINASGNSNAKDSLSYSASLSNSNSIVASTSESFSASISNSNISASISTSTSQSDSKSIADSESKSFSASLSTSNNSASVSTSTSQSTSKSAADSASESFSTSISKSNSIIVSASESFSTSISNSNISASASTSTSQSDSKSEANSLSVSNSASLSTSNNSASVSTFTSQSASKSAADSQSESFSTSISKSNSIVASESESFSASISNSNISASASTSTSQSDSKSIADSESKSFSTSISNSNNSASASTSTSQSDSKSEADSESVSHSALISGSNSSASLSTSNSQSESKSIADSASESFSTSISKSNSIVASASESFSTSISGSNSSASLSTSNSQSNSKLAADSESQSISTSLQSSYSSAISASGNSNSSASLSNSLSNSGVISQSESYSNSISDSNSAAESASQSYSTSLSNSNSVVVSASESYSKSISASDYIASTSQSTSQSQSRSKAESASQSYSNSVNNSSYSASLSASASERDSQSAAISASESYSNSLNNSNISASQSISTSQRDSKSTADSSSQSYSTSLSESNSTAVSASQSFSASISNSNSSASQSISKSQSDSKSIADSSSQSYSTSLSNSNSAAVSQSDSISKSLQNSFASAISASGNSTASESLSNSLSNSKAASQSESFSNSISASDYVASTSRSTSESRSKSQADSNSESYSNSLNNSSYSASLSASASQRDSQSTVISASESYSNSLNNSNISASQSTSTSQKDSQSTADSSSQSYSTSLSESNSTAVSQSKSFSNSISMSDYIASTSHSASESRSKSQADSISESNSNSLNNSSYSASLSASASQRDSQSLVNSISESYSKSLNDSSTSASLSVSVSQKDSQSAAASASQSYSTSLSESNSVVVSASQSYSTSLSNSDSSASQSTSASQKDSQSAADSASQSYSTSLSNSNSAVVSQSESFSNSISTSDYVASMSHSASQSRSKSQADSISESNSNSLNNSSYSASLSASASQSDSKSIAASASQSYSMSLSDSDSFASRSTSKSQSDSKSIADSASQSFSTSLSESNSTTVSASQSYSTSLSNSNSAAVSQSDSISKSLQDSFASAISASGNSTASESLSNSLSNSKAASQSESFSNSISMSDYIASTSRSTSESRSKSQADSISESNSNSLNNSSYSASLSASASQRDSQSLVNSISESYSNSLNNSSYSASLSASASQRDSQSVADSTSQSFSASLSKSNSAAASASESYSASISNSNSFASQSTSRSQSDSKSIADSTSQSFSTSLSESNSAAASQSESFSNSLSASDYIASTSRSTSESRSKSQADSISESNSNSLNNSSYSASLSASASQRDSQSTVISTSESYSNSLNNSSTSASQSTSASQKDSQSAADSTSQSYSTSLSNSNLVVVSQSESFSTSISASDYVANTSRSTSESRSKSQVDSISESNSNSLNNSSYSASLSASASQRDSQSLASSESQSYSTSINNSNASASLSTSASQRDSQSAADSGSQSYSTSLSASNSAAASASQSYSTSLSESNSSASQSTSKSQSDSKSIADSASQSYSTSLSNSNSAAVSQSDSISKSLQNSFASAISASSNSTASESLSNSLSNSKAVSQSESFSNSISTSDYVASTSRSTSESRSKSQADSISESNSNSLNNSSYSASLSASASQRDSQSLASSESQSYSTSLSNSNSAVVSQSESFSNSISASDYVASLSHSASESRSKSQADSISESISNSLNNSSYSASLSASASQRDSQSLVSSESQSYSTSINNSNASASLSTSVSQSDSKSIADSSSQSYSNSLSVSASVATLSSLSMSRSLSESNSIVVSQSESFSTSISMSDYAANTSRSTSESRSKSQADSNSESYSNSLNNSSYSASLSASASQRDSQSKAISASESYSASLSASDYLASTSRSTSESRSKSQADSASESYRKSLSDSNYIASLSRSTSQLAANSISESYSRSLSESDSVASAASLSYSKSLSLSNSIVVSQSESFSTSISNSDYQASTSRSTSTSRSKSQADSNSESYSNSLNNSSYSASLSASASQRDSQSKAISASESYSRSLSASGSVANDASLSYSKSLSLSNSIVVSQSESFSTSISNSDWSASLSRSDSQSEGKSMADSFSRSFSTSTSESTSIANSTSESYSNSVNNSSYYASLSTSVSERDSKFAADRASESYSTSLSLSNSIVVSASESFSISISDSNNSASRSMSRSNSLVDSASESFSTSISDSNSSASRSMSRSNSLVDSASESFSTSISDSNSSASRSTSTSQSESTSVVVSTSISTSASISNSSSAASISMSNSKSTSIVASQSESTSISKSKSIANDWDNNGGGGNYVPSNTPSASNSASTSTSGAADNNAIIKKLRHNAYVYDKNGSRVSNLVIAIDTQVKTYGDKQLINGRYYYYIGDDHYVVARNFVGFEGKLRHNAYVYNSKGKRVGKTVLKRGKKMKAYETIYINGRKFYNTKHGRYIAAGNFKGSELRLKHNAYVYDKNGHRLSDKKLGKGQKIKIYSTKIIKGKKYYHTRHDRYILAANFKKLKL, from the coding sequence ATGGTAAATTCAGATCAAAACAAAAAGTTAGAGAAAGAGTTAACAAAAAAGAAAAAAATAGAAAGGATGCGGTCGCTAGAGCGTAATTTGTTAGCTGCGAGTACAGCCGGAATTGGCGGTATTTTAGGCGGCTTATTGAATTCGCCGCAAGTAGCTCATGCGGCAACTAATGTGCCGAAGGTTAAAACAACAAATTATGAACATTTGCTCGTTAATGCTAATTCAGCAGTAATTCCTGCTTCTCAGAGTGCCAGTGCAGCCGATTATGAGCAGACTACGCAGGGCAATTCGACTAGTACGGCAGAAGCACTTAGTCAAACACAATCTAAGGTAATACCTAAACAATCATCTAGTACAAACATAAAGTCATCTGTTGATAGTCAAAAAGAACCGCAGAGTTCAACAGTAGTTAAATCACAGTCTACTGCCAGTGCAGCATCGACTACTGAATCAGCATCAACAAGTGCGACCAGTCAGGCGAGCCATGTTAAACCGCAATTGCAACAATCGCAGACAACTAAAGAGACGACTTTAGCGCCAAATTCATTGGTTAACTTGCAAGATAATTTTGATGCTAATTCAGAAGCTAACTCGATTGCCAATGATTTTAACAATACTAGTGCCAATCATTCATCGTTAACTGATTATGTGTCACAGTCAGAATCTAAGAGTTGGGCCAGTAACAATCATGATTCGTCTGGTTCAGCCAGTTTACATGAAAAAGGCTCACAAGCTGCGTCACTTGCTAATTCGTATGCCAGCAGCTTAGCATCTATGCAAGATTCAAAAGTGAATGGCGACGATGATGATACTTTTAATAGTTTAATCATCGGTGGCGGCTCCGATAATGCTTCCAATAATTCAGCCATTGCTTCCAATAATATTTCTGTTGCTAATAGTGACAGCGCGATGCTGCAGTCTTATATCGCTAATAGTCAATCCCGCTCAGCTAGTGTAGCTAGTGACCATGCTCAAAGCTTTGCCAATAGCATATACGCTTCAAGCAATCTTAGCTTGCTTAGCAGTCAAAGTCTTAGCTTGTCTGCTTACAAGAATAGAAGTTTTAATGATTCAAATTCTCAAAGTAAGGTAATTAGTCAGGCTGAAAGTAAGTCGGCATCGCTAGTAAGTGAAAGCAGCAGTGCTAATTCAGTAAGTACTGCTAACAGTGAGTCTACTAGCACCTGGTTTGCTTCTACAAGTAAGCAAGTAACAGATGAGAGTAATGCTGCATCACTGGCAAGTGCTAAAGACAGCAATGACACGTCGCTTGTTACTTCACAGATTAATTCATTTTCAGTGAGTTTATGGCAAAGACAATCTGCTGATATGAGTTTATCGAACTCGGCAGCAACTTCAGCGATTATTAGTATGAAGGCTGATATTATCAGAATGAGCAAGTCAATTAGTGTCAGCAACTCACTGAAAGACTCGCAATTGACTAGCTTGAGTCATGTTTCGCTTAATGCTTCTGAAAGTTTGTCAGATAGTATTATTGCTAGTTTGAGTGCATCGGAAGTTACCAGTAAAAATTATTCTTCAACGGTTTCACGTTACTTAAATCTAAGTAAGAGTAATTCTTCAATGCATGAAGCAGTTTCAAATGAAAATTCGAATTATGAAGCAAGCGCCTCAGCGCAAAATTCTTTATCGATCAGTGCAAGTTTGTCAGCTTCTCAAAGTAAGTTGAATGCAATTTCTAATATTAATTCACAAAGCCTAGCAGCAAGCTCGCAGGCTTCAAGTGCAGCGCTTTCTGCATTAAATCAGAGTGTAGCCGACTATAATTCGGCATCATTATCGGCCTCACGTTATATTGCTTCGGCAAGTGAGTCAGCAAGTAATAATAGTGACAGTATGAACCCTAGCATGACTTCGGAAACCAGTCGACTCAATTCCTCATTGATATCGCAAGGACAGCAGCTTTCAGCTAGTGTTCAGAATTCACTGTCTGAAGCTGGTAGCTTATCTGATGCCGCAACGCACTCAGAGATTGAAAGTCTACTGGTTGATAATTCACAAATGAGTCAGTCAAGTTCGGCTAGCTCACTGTCATTAAGTCAAAGCAAGAGCCAGTCAGCAGTTGACAGTGCAAGTATTAGCAGATCTCTTAGTGATAGTACTAGTAAAGTAATTGCTGACAGTAAGAGCGAGAGTTTTAGTACTTCAATTAGCAAGAGTAATTCAATCGCTGCCAGTGCGAGTGAGAGTTTTAGTACCTCAATTAGCAATAGTAATAATTCTGCCAGTTTGAGCAATTCCACTAGCAAATCAACTGCTGATAGCTTGAGTGACAGTACTTCTGAGAGTTTACAAAATTCGTTTTCATCGGCAATTAATGCTTCTGGTAATTCGAATGCCAAGGATAGCTTGAGTTATAGTGCATCACTAAGCAAGAGTAATTCAATCGTTGCCAGTGTAAGTGAAAGTTTTAGCGCTTCGATTAGCACGAGCAACAATTCTGCAAGTACAAGTACTTCTACAAGTCAAAGTACTAGTAAGTCAGCTGCAGACAGTGCGAGCGAAAGCTTTAGCGCATCACTAAGCAAGAGCAATTCAATCGTTGCCAGTGCAAGTGAGAGTTTTAGTACCTCAATTAGCAATAGTAATAATTCTGCCAGTTTGAGCAATTCCACTAGCCAAAGCATGAGTAAATCTATTGCGGACAGTGCGAGTGAAAGCCTTAGCGCATCAATTAGTCAGAGTAATTCGACAGCAATCAGCCAAAGTGACAGTACTTCTGAGAGTTTACAAAATTCATTTTCATCGGCAATTAATGCTTCTGGTAATTCGAATGCTAAGGATAGTTTGAGTTATAGTGCATCACTAAGTAACAGTAACTCAATCGTTGCTAGTGCAAGTGAAAGCTTCAGCACTTCAATCAGCAACAGTAATATTTCTGCAAGCACAAGTACTTCGATCAGCCAAAGTGATAGTAAATCTATTGCGGACAGTGCGAGCGAAAGCTTTAGCGCATCACTAAGCAAGAGTAATTCAATCGTTGCCAGTGCAAGTGAGAGTTTTAGTACCTCAATTAGCAAGAGTAACAGTTCTGCCAGTTTGAGTACTTCAGCTAGCCAAAGCACTAGTAAATCTATTGCGGACAGTCAGAGTGAAAGCCTTAGCGCATCACTAAGCACGAGTAATTCAATTATTGCTAGTACAAGTGAAAGCTTTAGTGCTTCAATCAGCAACAGTAATATTTCTGCAAGCATAAGTACTTCGACCAGTCAAAGTACTAGTAAGTCAGCTGCAGACAGTACGAGCGAGAGTTTCAGCGCTTCAATTAGCAAGAGTAACAGTTCGGTTAGTTTGAGCAATTCCACTAGCAAATCAATTGCTGATAGCTTGAGTGAAAGCATTTCAACAAGTGTACAAAACTCAATTGAATCGGCAATTAATGCTTCTGGTAATTCAAATGCTAAGGATAGTTTGAGCTATAGTGCATCACTAAGTAACAGTAACTCAATCGTTGCCAGTACGAGTGAAAGCTTCAGTGCTTCAATCAGCAACAGTAATATTTCTGCAAGTATAAGTACTTCGACCAGCCAAAGTGATAGTAAATCTATTGCGGACAGTGAGAGTAAGAGCTTCAGTGCATCATTAAGTACGAGCAACAATTCTGCAAGTGTAAGTACTTCGACCAGCCAAAGTACTAGCAAGTCAGCCGCAGACAGTGCGAGTGAAAGCTTTAGTACCTCAATTAGCAAGAGTAATTCAATTATTGTTAGTGCAAGTGAGAGTTTCAGTACTTCAATCAGCAACAGCAATATTTCTGCAAGTGCAAGTACTTCGACCAGCCAAAGTGATAGTAAATCAGAAGCTAATAGCTTGAGTGTCAGCAACAGTGCATCATTAAGTACGAGCAACAATTCTGCAAGTGTAAGTACCTTCACAAGTCAAAGTGCTAGTAAGTCAGCTGCAGACAGTCAGAGTGAAAGCTTTAGCACATCAATTAGCAAGAGTAATTCAATCGTTGCCAGTGAGAGTGAGAGTTTCAGTGCTTCAATCAGCAACAGCAATATTTCTGCAAGTGCAAGTACTTCGACCAGCCAAAGTGATAGTAAATCTATTGCGGACAGTGAGAGTAAGAGCTTCAGTACTTCAATCAGCAACAGTAATAATTCTGCAAGTGCAAGTACTTCGACCAGCCAAAGTGATAGTAAATCAGAAGCTGACAGTGAAAGTGTTAGTCATAGTGCTTTGATTAGTGGTAGTAACAGTTCCGCTAGTTTAAGTACCTCAAACAGTCAAAGCGAGAGCAAATCTATTGCAGATAGTGCGAGTGAAAGCTTTAGTACCTCAATTAGCAAGAGTAATTCAATCGTTGCCAGTGCGAGCGAGAGTTTCAGTACCTCGATTAGCGGCAGTAACAGTTCCGCCAGTTTAAGTACCTCAAACAGTCAAAGCAATAGTAAGTTGGCTGCAGATAGTGAAAGCCAGAGCATCTCTACGAGTTTACAAAGTTCATATTCATCAGCAATTAGCGCCTCGGGCAATTCAAATTCATCCGCAAGTTTGAGTAATAGTTTAAGCAACTCAGGGGTAATTAGTCAGAGTGAAAGTTATAGTAATTCAATTAGTGACAGTAATTCAGCTGCAGAAAGTGCTAGTCAAAGTTATAGCACGTCATTAAGTAATAGTAATTCTGTGGTGGTTAGCGCGAGCGAAAGTTACAGTAAATCTATTAGTGCTAGTGATTATATCGCAAGCACTAGCCAGTCAACAAGTCAGAGTCAAAGTCGCTCAAAGGCCGAGAGTGCCAGTCAGAGCTACAGTAATTCTGTTAACAATAGCTCTTATTCAGCTAGTCTAAGTGCTTCTGCGAGTGAAAGGGACAGTCAGTCTGCCGCTATCAGCGCAAGTGAGAGTTACAGTAATTCGTTGAATAACAGTAATATTTCTGCTAGCCAAAGTATTTCAACAAGTCAACGTGATAGTAAGTCAACTGCTGATAGTAGTAGTCAGAGTTACAGTACATCATTAAGTGAAAGCAACTCTACAGCGGTTAGTGCCAGCCAGAGTTTCAGCGCTTCAATCAGCAACAGTAATAGTTCTGCCAGTCAAAGCATCTCAAAGAGCCAAAGTGATAGTAAGTCAATTGCTGATAGTAGCAGTCAAAGCTACAGCACATCACTAAGTAACAGTAACTCAGCAGCAGTTAGCCAAAGTGACAGTATTTCTAAGAGTCTGCAAAACTCATTTGCATCAGCAATTAGTGCGTCAGGCAACTCTACTGCATCAGAAAGCTTGAGTAACAGCTTAAGTAACTCAAAGGCAGCTAGCCAAAGTGAAAGCTTCAGTAATTCCATCAGTGCTAGTGACTATGTGGCAAGTACGAGTCGCTCAACCAGCGAGAGTCGCAGCAAGTCACAAGCTGATAGTAATAGTGAAAGCTATAGTAACTCACTTAACAACAGTTCTTACTCGGCAAGTTTAAGTGCTTCAGCTAGCCAGCGAGACAGTCAGTCAACAGTAATTAGCGCAAGTGAGAGTTACAGTAATTCGTTGAATAACAGTAATATCTCTGCCAGCCAAAGCACTTCAACTAGCCAAAAAGATAGTCAGTCGACTGCTGATAGTAGTAGTCAGAGTTACAGTACATCATTAAGTGAAAGCAACTCTACAGCAGTTAGTCAAAGTAAAAGCTTCAGTAACTCAATTAGTATGAGCGATTATATTGCAAGCACGAGTCATTCAGCCAGCGAAAGTCGTAGCAAGTCACAAGCAGACAGCATTAGTGAGAGTAATAGTAATTCACTTAACAACAGTTCATACTCGGCAAGTTTAAGTGCTTCAGCTAGTCAGCGAGACAGTCAATCGTTGGTCAACAGCATTAGCGAAAGTTACAGTAAATCATTGAATGATAGCAGTACCTCAGCCAGCTTAAGTGTTTCTGTTAGTCAAAAAGACAGTCAGTCAGCTGCAGCTAGTGCTAGTCAGAGTTACAGTACATCATTAAGTGAAAGCAACTCTGTAGTAGTTAGTGCCAGTCAAAGTTATAGTACGTCACTAAGTAACAGTGATAGTTCCGCAAGCCAAAGCACTTCAGCTAGTCAAAAAGACAGTCAATCAGCTGCCGATAGCGCCAGTCAAAGCTACAGCACGTCACTAAGTAACAGTAACTCAGCAGTAGTTAGCCAGAGTGAAAGCTTCAGTAATTCCATCAGTACTAGTGACTATGTGGCAAGTATGAGTCATTCAGCCAGCCAAAGTCGCAGTAAGTCGCAGGCAGATAGCATTAGTGAGAGTAATAGTAACTCACTTAACAACAGCTCTTACTCGGCAAGTTTAAGTGCTTCAGCTAGCCAAAGTGATAGTAAATCAATCGCTGCTAGTGCGAGTCAAAGCTATAGTATGTCACTAAGTGACAGTGATAGTTTTGCCAGCCGAAGTACTTCAAAGAGTCAAAGTGATAGTAAATCTATTGCTGATAGTGCGAGTCAGAGTTTCAGTACATCATTAAGTGAAAGCAACTCTACAACAGTTAGCGCGAGTCAAAGCTACAGTACATCACTAAGCAATAGTAACTCAGCAGCAGTTAGCCAAAGTGACAGTATTTCTAAGAGCTTGCAAGATTCATTTGCATCAGCAATTAGTGCGTCAGGCAACTCTACTGCATCAGAAAGCTTGAGCAATAGTTTGAGTAACTCAAAAGCAGCTAGCCAGAGTGAAAGCTTCAGTAACTCAATTAGCATGAGCGATTATATTGCAAGTACGAGTCGCTCAACCAGCGAGAGTCGCAGCAAGTCACAAGCAGACAGTATTAGTGAGAGTAACAGTAACTCACTTAACAACAGTTCATACTCGGCAAGTTTAAGTGCTTCAGCTAGCCAGCGAGACAGTCAATCGTTGGTCAACAGCATTAGCGAAAGTTATAGTAATTCATTGAATAATAGTTCATACTCAGCCAGCTTAAGTGCTTCAGCTAGTCAAAGAGACAGTCAATCTGTCGCCGATAGTACCAGCCAGAGTTTCAGTGCATCATTGAGTAAGAGCAATTCTGCAGCAGCTAGTGCGAGTGAAAGTTACAGTGCTTCAATCAGCAATAGTAATAGTTTTGCAAGCCAAAGTACCTCAAGGAGCCAAAGTGATAGTAAGTCAATTGCTGATAGCACTAGTCAAAGTTTCAGCACATCATTGAGTGAGAGTAATTCTGCAGCCGCAAGCCAAAGTGAAAGCTTCAGTAATTCACTTAGTGCAAGCGATTATATTGCAAGTACGAGTCGCTCAACCAGTGAAAGTCGCAGTAAATCGCAAGCAGACAGCATCAGTGAGAGTAATAGTAATTCACTTAACAACAGCTCATATTCGGCAAGCTTAAGTGCTTCAGCTAGTCAGCGAGACAGCCAGTCAACAGTAATTAGCACTAGCGAAAGCTACAGTAATTCGTTGAATAACAGTAGTACCTCTGCCAGTCAAAGCACTTCAGCTAGTCAAAAAGATAGCCAGTCAGCTGCTGATAGTACGAGTCAAAGCTACAGCACATCACTAAGCAACAGTAACTTAGTGGTAGTTAGCCAGAGTGAGAGCTTCAGTACTTCAATTAGTGCCAGTGATTATGTGGCAAATACGAGCCGCTCAACCAGTGAGAGTCGCAGCAAGTCACAAGTAGACAGTATTAGTGAGAGTAATAGTAATTCACTCAACAACAGTTCTTACTCGGCAAGTTTAAGTGCTTCAGCTAGCCAGAGAGACAGTCAATCGTTAGCAAGTAGTGAGAGTCAGAGCTATAGCACATCAATCAATAATAGTAATGCATCGGCAAGTTTGAGTACCTCAGCTAGCCAGCGGGATAGCCAGTCAGCTGCTGATAGTGGCAGCCAGAGTTATAGCACATCACTGAGTGCAAGCAATTCTGCCGCAGCTAGTGCCAGCCAAAGTTATAGTACGTCATTAAGTGAAAGTAATAGTTCTGCAAGTCAAAGTACCTCAAAGAGCCAAAGTGATAGTAAGTCAATCGCTGATAGCGCCAGTCAAAGTTACAGCACATCACTAAGTAACAGTAACTCAGCAGCAGTTAGCCAAAGTGACAGTATTTCTAAGAGCTTGCAAAACTCATTTGCATCAGCAATTAGTGCATCAAGCAACTCTACTGCATCAGAAAGCTTGAGCAATAGTTTGAGTAACTCAAAGGCAGTAAGCCAAAGTGAAAGCTTCAGTAATTCCATCAGTACTAGTGACTATGTGGCAAGTACGAGTCGCTCAACCAGCGAGAGTCGCAGCAAGTCACAAGCAGACAGTATTAGTGAGAGTAACAGTAACTCACTTAACAACAGTTCATACTCGGCAAGTTTAAGTGCTTCAGCTAGCCAGCGAGATAGTCAATCGTTAGCAAGTAGTGAGAGTCAGAGTTACAGCACATCACTAAGCAACAGTAACTCAGCAGTAGTTAGCCAGAGTGAAAGCTTCAGTAATTCCATCAGTGCTAGTGACTATGTGGCAAGTCTGAGTCATTCAGCCAGCGAAAGTCGTAGCAAGTCACAAGCAGACAGCATTAGTGAGAGTATTAGTAATTCACTTAACAACAGTTCATACTCGGCAAGTTTAAGTGCTTCAGCTAGCCAGCGGGATAGTCAGTCGTTAGTAAGTAGTGAGAGTCAGAGCTATAGCACATCAATTAATAATAGTAATGCATCGGCAAGTTTAAGTACTTCAGTTAGTCAAAGCGATAGTAAATCAATCGCTGATAGTAGCAGCCAAAGCTATAGTAATTCGTTGAGCGTAAGCGCATCTGTAGCTACTTTAAGTAGCTTGAGTATGAGCAGATCATTAAGTGAGAGTAATTCAATAGTTGTCAGCCAAAGTGAAAGCTTTAGTACCTCGATTAGCATGAGTGATTATGCAGCAAACACTAGTCGCTCAACTAGTGAAAGTCGTAGCAAATCACAAGCAGATAGTAATAGTGAAAGCTATAGTAACTCACTCAACAACAGTTCTTACTCAGCCAGCTTAAGTGCATCGGCAAGCCAGCGAGACAGTCAATCAAAGGCAATAAGTGCCAGCGAGAGCTATAGTGCGTCACTGAGTGCCAGTGATTATCTTGCAAGTACAAGCCGTTCAACTAGTGAAAGCCGTAGTAAATCGCAAGCAGATAGTGCTAGTGAAAGCTATCGTAAATCATTGAGTGATAGCAACTATATTGCTAGTTTAAGTAGATCTACCAGCCAACTAGCTGCTAACAGCATCAGCGAGAGTTACAGTAGATCGTTAAGTGAAAGTGATTCAGTAGCAAGTGCAGCAAGTTTGAGCTATAGCAAGTCGCTAAGCTTAAGTAATTCGATTGTTGTTAGCCAAAGTGAAAGCTTCAGTACCTCGATTAGTAACAGTGACTATCAGGCAAGTACAAGTCGCTCAACGAGCACCAGCCGTAGTAAATCGCAAGCTGATAGTAATAGTGAAAGCTATAGCAACTCACTCAACAATAGCTCATATTCAGCCAGCTTAAGTGCATCGGCAAGTCAGCGAGACAGTCAATCAAAGGCAATAAGTGCCAGTGAGAGTTACAGTAGATCGTTAAGTGCCAGTGGTTCTGTAGCAAATGATGCAAGTTTGAGCTATAGCAAGTCACTAAGCTTAAGTAATTCAATTGTTGTTAGTCAAAGTGAAAGCTTTAGTACCTCAATCAGTAACAGTGATTGGTCTGCATCTCTGAGTCGGTCAGATAGTCAGAGTGAAGGTAAGTCAATGGCTGATAGCTTCAGTCGCAGTTTTAGTACTTCAACTAGTGAGAGCACATCAATTGCTAATAGTACTAGTGAAAGTTACAGTAATTCAGTCAATAACAGTTCATATTACGCAAGTTTGAGCACTTCAGTAAGTGAGCGGGACAGCAAGTTCGCGGCCGATAGAGCTAGTGAAAGTTACAGCACATCGCTCAGTCTCAGCAACTCAATCGTTGTTAGTGCCAGCGAAAGCTTTAGCATTTCAATTAGTGACAGTAATAATTCGGCAAGTCGCAGCATGAGTCGCAGCAATTCACTTGTAGATAGTGCTAGTGAAAGCTTCAGCACTTCAATTAGTGATAGCAACAGTTCGGCAAGTCGCAGCATGAGTCGCAGCAATTCACTTGTAGATAGTGCCAGCGAAAGCTTCAGCACTTCAATTAGTGATAGCAACAGTTCGGCAAGTCGCAGCACTTCAACTAGTCAAAGTGAGAGTACTTCGGTAGTTGTCAGCACCAGTATTAGCACTAGTGCCTCAATCAGCAATAGTTCTAGTGCAGCCAGCATAAGCATGAGTAACAGTAAGTCGACCTCAATTGTTGCCAGTCAGAGTGAAAGCACCTCAATTAGCAAGAGCAAGTCGATTGCTAATGACTGGGATAACAATGGCGGTGGTGGTAACTATGTACCATCTAATACACCATCTGCTTCAAACTCGGCTTCTACATCAACTTCGGGTGCTGCAGATAATAACGCGATAATTAAGAAGCTGCGTCACAATGCCTATGTTTACGATAAGAATGGCAGCCGAGTAAGCAATCTTGTTATTGCAATTGACACACAGGTTAAGACTTACGGCGATAAGCAATTAATAAACGGTCGTTACTACTATTACATCGGTGATGATCATTATGTAGTTGCGCGCAACTTCGTTGGCTTTGAAGGTAAACTGCGGCACAACGCTTATGTTTATAATTCAAAGGGTAAGCGAGTTGGCAAGACTGTCTTGAAGCGTGGCAAGAAGATGAAGGCCTATGAGACAATTTATATCAATGGTCGCAAGTTCTATAACACGAAGCACGGCAGATATATTGCAGCCGGCAACTTCAAGGGTAGTGAATTACGCTTAAAGCATAATGCCTATGTTTATGACAAGAATGGCCATCGTCTCAGTGATAAAAAGCTGGGCAAGGGCCAAAAGATTAAGATTTACAGTACCAAAATAATTAAGGGCAAGAAGTATTACCATACACGTCATGATCGCTACATTTTGGCCGCAAATTTTAAAAAGTTAAAACTATAA
- a CDS encoding type II toxin-antitoxin system PemK/MazF family toxin, with protein sequence MVNSFPKQGDLVFMDAEPHSGSEIGGHLPEKGNIRRPFLILSRDSYNSKTGRVYAMAISHVHREGISWRRRFVDFDSKINGDLILNQVPMYSYHSRHGEIVGQCKDRKLMEELCKIVSSIFDL encoded by the coding sequence ATGGTAAATTCTTTTCCAAAACAAGGCGACTTGGTTTTTATGGATGCCGAACCACATAGTGGTAGTGAAATTGGTGGACATTTGCCTGAGAAGGGCAATATTCGCAGACCATTTCTGATATTAAGCCGTGATTCTTACAATTCTAAAACGGGAAGAGTTTATGCAATGGCAATTTCCCATGTTCATAGAGAAGGTATTTCTTGGCGACGCCGCTTCGTTGATTTCGATAGTAAGATAAATGGTGATTTGATTTTAAATCAGGTACCAATGTATTCGTATCATTCACGCCATGGAGAAATAGTTGGTCAATGTAAGGATCGAAAACTGATGGAAGAGTTATGTAAAATTGTTTCAAGTATTTTCGATTTATGA